Proteins from a genomic interval of Kaistia defluvii:
- a CDS encoding ABC transporter permease, which produces MSEPGSPVLASRTRSKAWTAYSADPLSVIGLVIVVAIVGLAIFAPFVTPYPDHVGPTGDFAAMNAAPSADFWFGTDVIGRDLFTRIIYGYRLSLIMATVVLAIATPIGVIVGLVAGYKGGWTDYILMRITDVFLAVPPLVLAMAIMGFLEPTLLNGMLAITAMWWPWYARLIYNVTRAEAQEGYVLAAETVGASTAHILFREILPNCWPSILTKMTLDIGFVILMASSLSFLGLGVQPPTPDLGSMVADGAKYMPDAWWLTVFPAVAILLVVLGFNLVGDGLREAFEAES; this is translated from the coding sequence ATGTCGGAACCTGGCTCCCCGGTCCTCGCCTCGCGCACGCGCTCCAAGGCCTGGACCGCCTATAGCGCCGATCCGCTTTCGGTGATCGGTCTCGTCATCGTCGTGGCGATCGTGGGGCTTGCGATCTTCGCGCCCTTCGTCACGCCCTATCCCGACCATGTCGGGCCCACGGGTGATTTCGCGGCGATGAACGCGGCGCCGAGCGCGGACTTCTGGTTCGGCACCGATGTGATCGGCCGCGATTTGTTCACCCGCATCATCTATGGCTACCGGCTGTCGCTGATCATGGCGACCGTCGTGCTCGCCATTGCGACGCCGATCGGCGTCATCGTCGGGCTCGTGGCTGGCTACAAGGGCGGCTGGACCGACTACATCCTCATGCGTATCACCGACGTGTTCCTGGCCGTACCGCCTCTGGTGCTGGCCATGGCGATCATGGGCTTCCTCGAGCCCACGCTGCTGAATGGCATGCTGGCGATCACCGCCATGTGGTGGCCCTGGTATGCGCGGCTGATCTACAACGTCACCCGCGCCGAGGCGCAGGAGGGCTATGTGTTGGCGGCCGAGACGGTCGGCGCGTCGACGGCGCACATCCTGTTCCGCGAGATCCTGCCGAACTGCTGGCCGTCCATCCTGACCAAGATGACGCTCGATATCGGCTTCGTCATACTGATGGCGTCCTCGCTCTCCTTCCTTGGCCTCGGCGTCCAGCCGCCGACGCCGGATCTGGGCTCGATGGTCGCCGATGGCGCGAAATACATGCCCGATGCCTGGTGGCTGACGGTGTTCCCGGCGGTGGCGATCCTGCTGGTGGTGCTTGGCTTCAACCTGGTCGGCGACGGTCTGCGCGAAGCCTTCGAGGCGGAGAGCTGA
- a CDS encoding ABC transporter ATP-binding protein: MASNTLQKPVLTIRDLRLAFGDRRHPTPVLHGISMHIQPGEKVALVGESGSGKSVTARLAMGLLQDQKRVLVSGSILFDGIDAAKGGAEIARRRGNRVAMIFQDPTSALNPTFKIRGQFRDVLRSGDRSISNDEADRRAEAALAEVSIPDPKRALDSYAFQLSGGMNQRVMIAMALANRPQLLIADEPGTALDVTVQAQTLNLMHELTEKTGTSVLLISHNLGVVREFADRVYVIYRGKIVEHGTTAQLFNDPRHPYTRALLAAIPKISGGGLPDLPERSPEFENPLITHEGCGEPVEASA, from the coding sequence ATGGCCAGCAACACGCTTCAGAAGCCCGTCCTCACCATCCGCGACCTGCGCCTCGCCTTTGGCGATCGTCGTCATCCGACCCCGGTGCTGCACGGCATCTCGATGCATATCCAGCCGGGCGAGAAAGTGGCCCTTGTCGGCGAATCTGGTTCCGGCAAGTCGGTGACGGCGCGCCTCGCCATGGGCCTGCTGCAGGACCAGAAGCGGGTGCTTGTGTCGGGCTCGATCTTGTTCGACGGCATCGATGCCGCCAAAGGCGGTGCGGAAATCGCGCGGCGGCGGGGCAATCGCGTCGCCATGATCTTCCAGGATCCGACCTCGGCGCTGAACCCGACCTTCAAGATCCGCGGCCAGTTTCGCGACGTTCTGCGCTCCGGCGATCGTTCGATCTCCAACGATGAGGCAGATCGCAGGGCCGAGGCGGCTCTCGCCGAGGTCTCGATCCCGGATCCGAAGCGGGCGCTCGATTCCTACGCCTTCCAGCTTTCCGGCGGCATGAACCAGCGCGTCATGATCGCCATGGCGCTCGCCAACCGGCCGCAGCTGCTGATCGCCGACGAGCCGGGCACGGCGCTCGACGTCACGGTGCAGGCGCAGACGCTGAACCTGATGCATGAACTGACCGAGAAGACCGGCACCTCGGTGCTGCTGATCTCGCACAATCTCGGCGTCGTGCGCGAATTCGCCGACCGGGTCTATGTCATCTATCGCGGCAAGATCGTCGAGCACGGCACGACGGCGCAGCTCTTCAACGATCCGCGCCATCCCTATACCCGCGCGCTGCTCGCCGCGATCCCGAAGATCTCGGGCGGCGGCCTGCCGGACCTGCCCGAGCGCAGCCCCGAATTCGAGAACCCGCTGATCACCCATGAAGGCTGCGGCGAGCCGGTGGAGGCATCCGCATGA